One Setaria italica strain Yugu1 chromosome II, Setaria_italica_v2.0, whole genome shotgun sequence DNA segment encodes these proteins:
- the LOC101752656 gene encoding uncharacterized protein LOC101752656, translating into MEDTTSTATQEQSWSSLPADLLKTIVNLLPWSSHPSFAATCKHWRSAVSPFYPAWITPILLNATDVGSTNIRYYSPYYHKNFEVDKTLETPNANFSCANRHRLTLCQDDGTELIVVHTNLVTGKTYSLCPLERTGFDVYDGAQRMFGINRLEIYRAIESDGGGWYDWQFSEYNHDRPRLNVSPMTNPVFHRGLLYLLDVDGRLAVYDDSRLDEGFKILDVPKGFGFECDGYYLFESDEGELMAVLMGYRGPLVHVVKLNEQNMEWEEVKSLEGRALFTGTLTTTMVKTGMKWMQNKIFVPRLYDWPETIRVDLVDREGELAFVPLSAGAAQHGGAEGRNIWACGLGPEEAPEFWETIKVDYSIWVNFRN; encoded by the coding sequence ATGGAGGACAccacgtcgacggcgacgcAGGAACAGAGCTGGTCATCCCTCCCGGCCGACCTACTCAAAACCATCGTCAACCTACTACCATGGTCCAGCCACCCGAGTTTCGCCGCGACATGCAAGCACTGGCGTTCTGCGGTGTCGCCGTTCTACCCGGCGTGGATCACCCCGATCCTCCTCAACGCCACCGATGTCGGCTCCACAAACATCCGCTACTACAGCCCGTATTATCACAAGAATTTTGAGGTCGACAAGACATTGGAAACCCCTAACGCCAATTTCAGTTGTGCAAACAGGCACCGTCTGACGCTGTGCCAGGATGACGGTACTGAATTAATTGTTGTTCACACTAACCTCGTGACAGGCAAGACCTACAGCTTGTGTCCGCTGGAGCGCACAGGCTTTGACGTCTATGATGGCGCGCAACGAATGTTCGGCATCAACAGGCTCGAGATATACCGCGCCATCGAGAGCGATGGCGGTGGATGGTACGATTGGCAATTCTCGGAGTACAACCATGATCGCCCAAGGCTTAACGTATCGCCGATGACGAACCCTGTCTTCCACCGCGGCTTGCTCTACCTGTTGGATGTTGACGGGAGGTTGGCGGTGTATGACGATAGCCGACTCGACGAAGGATTCAAGATTCTTGACGTGCCCAAAGGCTTTGGTTTCGAGTGCGATGGCTACTACCTGTTTGAGTCTGATGAAGGCGAGCTCATGGCCGTGCTCATGGGCTACCGCGGGCCCCTTGTGCATGTCGTCAAGCTCAACGAGCAAAATATGGAGTGGGAGGAGGTGAAGAGCTTGGAGGGACGGGCATTGTTCACCGGCACCCTCACGACCACGATGGTGAAGACCGGCATGAAGTGGATGCAGAACAAGATCTTCGTCCCAAGGTTATATGATTGGCCCGAAACAATCCGCGTAGACCTCGTTGACAGGGAGGGTGAGCTAGCTTTCGTACCGCTATCTGCTGGAGCTGCACAACACGGTGGCGCAGAAGGCAGAAACATATGGGCGTGTGGATTGGGACCAGAAGAAGCACCCGAGTTTTGGGAGACCATAAAGGTTGATTACAGTATCTGGGTCAATTTTAGGAATTGA